Proteins encoded by one window of Rutidosis leptorrhynchoides isolate AG116_Rl617_1_P2 chromosome 7, CSIRO_AGI_Rlap_v1, whole genome shotgun sequence:
- the LOC139858747 gene encoding copper-transporting ATPase RAN1-like, which yields MAPTSKHLQLTGISGGGSESTAIDVADDLEDVRLLDSYDDHYNNNNSGSEGLEDGGMKRIQVKITGMTCSACSNSVENALTSLNGVVNATVALLQHKADVVFDPNLVTEDDVKNAIEDAGFEAEVLRDKRSTARTNTQGTLVGQFTIGGMTCAACVNSVEGILRKLDGVKRAIVALPTSLGEVEYDPLIISKEEIVTAIEDAGFDASFVQSSEQDKIVLGVVGVLTELDAQTLEGMLCNLKGVRQFGFNRISRELDVLFDTEILGARSLVDAVVSESSGRFQMHVKNPFTRMVSQDEEESANMYRLFISSFYLSFPIFLMRFICPHIPLLYALLLKRCGPFQMGDWLNWILVTIVQFVIGKRFYIAAYRALRNGSTNMDVLVALGTTASYVYSVYALLYGAITGFWSPTYFETSAMLITFVLLGKYLETLAKGKTSDAIKKLVELVPATALLIVKDKGGKNVGEREIDALLIQPGDVLKVLPGTKVPVDGHVVWGSSYVNESMVTGESAPVLKEVDSSVIGGTINFHGLLHVRATKIGSDTVLSQIISLVETAQMSKAPIQKFADYVASIFVPTVVGLSILTLLVWYICGSFGAYPDEWLPENGNHFVFALMFSISVVVIACPCALGLATPTAVMVATGVGANNGVLIKGGDALERAQKVQYVIFDKTGTLTQGKATVTTVKVFTEMDRGDFLRLLASAEASSEHPLAKAILEYARHFQFFETTATKDSQDNNNESVMSEWLLDALDFSAIPGRGVQCYIDGKLILVGNRSLLTENGVEIPVDVENYVVDLEENAKTGILVAYDSELIGVVGVADPLKREAAVVIEGLKKMDVVPIMVTGDNWRTARAVAKEVDIQDIRAEVMPAGKADVIRSFQKDGSIVAMVGDGINDSPALAAADVGIAIGAGTDIAIEAADYVLMKNNLEDVITAIDLSRKTFTRIRLNYVFAMAYNVIAIPIAAGVFYPWFGIKLPPWVAGACMALSSVSVVCSSLLLRRYRKPRLTTILEITVE from the exons ATGGCACCTACCTCCAAACACCTCCAGCTGACCGGAATCTCTGGCGGCGGCAGTGAATCGACGGCGATCGATGTCGCCGATGATCTAGAAGACGTTAGGTTACTTGATTCTTATGATGATCACTACAATAATAACAATTCAGGTAGTGAGGGTTTAGAAGATGGCGGTATGAAACGAATTCAGGTCAAAATCACCGGGATGACGTGTTCAGCTTGTTCAAATTCCGTTGAAAATGCTCTTACGAGCTTAAACGGTGTCGTTAATGCTACTGTTGCTTTACTGCAACATAAAGCTGATGTTGTCTTTGATCCTAATTTGGTTACG GAAGATGATGTTAAGAATGCGATAGAAGATGCAGGGTTTGAAGCGGAAGTTTTACGAGATAAAAGAAGTACTGCTCGTACGAATACACAAGGAACGTTAGTAGGACAGTTTACGATTGGGGGAATGACATGTGCAGCTTGTGTTAATTCTGTTGAAGGTATTTTAAGAAAGCTTGATGGTGTTAAAAGAGCTATTGTTGCTCTACCAACATCATTAGGTGAAGTGGAGTACGATCCTTTGATAATAAGTAAAGAGGAAATTGTGACAGCGATTGAAGATGCAGGGTTTGATGCGTCGTTTGTGCAGAGTAGTGAACAGGATAAGATTGTGTTGGGTGTTGTAGGGGTGTTGACTGAATTGGATGCGCAAACGTTGGAAGGTATGCTTTGCAATTTGAAAGGAGTTAGACAGTTTGGGTTCAATAGGATATCAAGAGAATTAGATGTTCTTTTTGATACCGAGATTCTTGGTGCAAGATCTTTAGTTGATGCGGTCGTTAGTGAAAGCTCTGGGAGGTTTCAGATGCATGTTAAGAACCCGTTCACACGAATGGTGTCTCAAGATGAGGAAGAATCAGCAAATATGTATAGGCTCTTTATATCCAGTTTCTATCTCAGT TTTCCTATCTTCCTGATGCGGTTCATATGCCCACACATACCTCTTCTTTACGCCTTATTACTCAAGCGATGTGGACCATTCCAAATGGGTGATTGGTTGAACTGGATATTGGTCACTATTGTTCAGTTTGTTATTGGGAAGCGTTTTTACATTGCAGCTTATAGAGCATTACGTAATGGTTCAACAAACATGGATGTCTTGGTGGCACTTGGGACCACAGCCTCGTATGTATATTCAGTTTATGCACTTTTATACGGTGCGATCACAGGGTTCTGGTCTCCAACTTATTTTGAAACTAGTGCCATGTTAATAACATTTGTGTTACTTGGAAAATACTTGGAAACTCTTGCAAAAGGGAAAACATCAGATGCTATAAAGAAGTTGGTAGAACTTGTGCCTGCAACAGCTTTGCTAATTGTTAAAGATAAAG GTGGAAAGAATGTTGGAGAAAGAGAAATAGATGCGTTGTTGATTCAGCCTGGTGATGTACTAAAAGTTCTACCGGGTACAAAGGTTCCTGTTGATGGTCATGTTGTATGGGGTTCAAGTTATGTAAATGAAAGTATGGTTACTGGTGAATCTGCCCCCGTTTTGAAGGAGGTTGATTCATCGGTGATTGGAGGTACAATAAATTTTCATGGTTTACTACATGTTCGGGCTACTAAAATTGGTTCCGACACAGTTTTGAGCCAGATAATTTCTCTTGTTGAGACTGCACAGATGTCAAAAGCACCTATTCAGAAATTCGCAGATTAT GTTGCAAGCATTTTTGTCCCCACGGTTGTTGGCTTGTCGATATTGACATTGCTAGTGTG GTATATTTGCGGATCCTTTGGAGCTTACCCTGACGAATGGCTACCTGAAAATGGAAACCACTTTGTTTTCGCACTTATGTTTTCAATATCTGTTGTTGTAATCGCGTGTCCATGTGCACTTGGTTTAGCCACCCCGACAGCTGTCATGGTTGCAACCGGGGTTGGAGCCAATAATGGTGTTTTAATCAAAGGAGGAGATGCGTTAGAGCGGGCCCAGAAGGTTCAATATGTAATATTTGATAAAACGGGAACTTTAACGCAAGGTAAAGCCACAGTGACCACCGTCAAAGTATTTACGGAAATGGATCGTGGAGATTTCCTAAGATTGTTAGCTTCTGCTGAG GCAAGCAGTGAACATCCATTAGCCAAAGCAATACTCGAATATGCTCGCCATTTTCAATTCTTTGAGACAACTGCAACCAAAGATTCTCAAGATAATAACAACGAATCTGTAATGTCTGAATGGCTTCTCGATGCTTTGGATTTTAGTGCCATTCCTGGAAGAGGTGTTCAATGTTATATCGATGGAAAACTGATTTTG GTTGGTAACAGAAGTTTGCTGACCGAAAACGGGGTTGAAATTCCAGTCGATGTTGAAAATTATGTTGTTGATTTAGAAGAAAACGCGAAGACTGGTATATTGGTGGCATATGACTCTGAATTGATAGGTGTTGTGGGAGTGGCAGATCCGTTGAAAAGAGAAGCAGCTGTTGTTATTGAAGGCCTTAAAAAAATGGATGTCGTACCGATAATGGTTACCGGAGATAATTGGCGCACAGCTCGAGCAGTTGCAAAGGAG GTTGACATTCAAGACATCAGAGCAGAAGTAATGCCAGCTGGCAAAGCTGATGTCATCCGTTCTTTTCAAAAAGACGGTAGCATAGTTGCAATGGTTGGAGACGGCATCAACGACTCACCTGCATTAGCCGCCGCCGACGTCGGTATTGCTATCGGTGCAGGTACAGATATCGCCATAGAAGCAGCTGATTACGTTCTAATGAAAAACAATCTAGAAGATGTGATCACAGCCATTGATCTTTCAAGAAAGACCTTCACTCGTATCAGGCTAAATTATGTTTTTGCCATGGCATACAACGTGATCGCTATCCCAATTGCTGCTGGTGTGTTTTATCCATGGTTCGGGATCAAGTTGCCTCCGTGGGTTGCGGGTGCGTGTATGGCACTTTCGTCTGTAAGTGTTGTATGCTCGTCTTTGCTTTTACGTAGATATAGAAAACCGAGACTTACTACAATATTGGAAATAACTGTAGAGTAG